Proteins from one Sphaeramia orbicularis chromosome 17, fSphaOr1.1, whole genome shotgun sequence genomic window:
- the LOC115437514 gene encoding zinc finger protein 316-like — MTAYQAFRAQLASIMEALTKAAVAEICELVDDSYAVLQLELSRSHKENEALRRKLGLIESIIARGQRGSAAVLGYGGPEEAGGGPGDFSTDRALLSELSSTRLNIRASRGGTIPALEATPETQEDVLLEEPKEEDIVVVKEEMDSEEENGTADGLMINEDGAEVQMPEAGGEEGPSGVMASAAGVDLRSWDQSSADASEPRSPPTSPGPAGGAAAPADEVFDLASESDGEAPPPVQTAKPYLLGAGGSPASLPGPSELKRGVSLVSSLPYDSNLDLCPSWSGPGLPSVVPHRPYVKPDHSATLVDKPSDLSASGFPLALGLGASRLDPLDLNRFCRDRRFICSYCGKCFTSSRSLETHVRVHTGERPYSCAQCGKRFTQSGHLKTHQSVHTGERPFACQHCGKRFAGKQNLRIHQQKHHPAEQGAT, encoded by the exons ATGACGGCGTACCAGGCGTTCCGGGCGCAGCTGGCGTCCATCATGGAGGCGCTGACCAAGGCGGCGGTGGCGGAGATCTGCGAGCTGGTGGACGACAGCTACGCCGTCCTGCAGCTGGAGCTGAGCCGCAGCCACAAGGAGAACGAGGCGCTGCGGAGGAAGCTGGGGCTCATCGAGTCCATCATCGCCCGGGGACAGCGGGGCAGCGCCGCCGTGCTGGGCTACGGCGGCCCGGAGGAGGCCGGAGGGGGCCCCGGGGACTTCAGCACCG atcgTGCCTTACTTTCAGAGTTGAGCTCCACACGTCTGAACATTAGAGCCAGTAGAGGAGGGACGATCCCAGCATTGGAGGCAACACCTGAGACCCAAGAG GATGTTTTGTTGGAAGAACCAAAAGAGGAAGATATTGTTGTGGTTAAAGAGGAAATGGACTCAGAAGAAGAGAACGGCACCGCAGATGGACTGATGATCAACGAAGACG GAGCTGAGGTCCAGATGCCCGAGGCCGGTGGCGAGGAGGGTCCGTCGGGGGTCATGGCCTCAGCCGCCGGTGTCGACCTGAGGTCATGGGACCAGAGCAGCGCTGATGCCTCGGAGCCTCGCAGTCCGCCGACGTCCCCGGGACCAGCAGGGGGCGCCGCCGCCCCCGCAGATGAGGTGTTTGACTTGGCGTCGGAGTCAGATGGCGAAGCCCCGCCTCCCGTCCAGACCGCGAAGCCATACCTCCTCGGCGCAGGGGGAAGCCCCGCCTCCCTTCCGGGGCCGTCAGAGCTGAAGCGGGGCGTGTCCCTGGTCAGCTCCCTCCCCTATGACTCAAACCTGGACCTGTGCCCGTCCTGGTCCGGTCCGGGTCTACCGAGTGTCGTTCCTCACCGGCCGTACGTCAAACCCGACCACAGCGCCACCCTCGTGGACAAACCGTCGGACCTTAGCGCCTCAGGGTTCCCATTGGCGCTGGGCCTCGGCGCGTCCCGGCTGGACCCACTGGACCTGAACCGGTTCTGCCGGGACCGCCGCTTCATCTGCAGCTACTGCGGGAAGTGCTTCACGTCGTCACGCAGCCTGGAGACGCATGTGCGCGTGCACACGGGCGAGCGGCCGTACAGCTGCGCCCAGTGCGGGAAACGCTTCACGCAGTCGGGTCACCTGAAGACGCACCAGAGCGTCCACACCGGCGAGCGGCCGTTCGCCTGCCAACACTGTGGCAAGAGGTTCGCCGGGAAGCAGAACCTGCGGATCCACCAGCAGAAGCACCACCCGGCGGAGCAGGGCGCCACCTAG